Proteins encoded by one window of Salvia splendens isolate huo1 chromosome 7, SspV2, whole genome shotgun sequence:
- the LOC121810828 gene encoding flavanone 3-dioxygenase 2-like codes for MIKCNSYPFTYLNFFHNTFLSLSLSNMSEKEETKDVDVSTINLKKGVKNLVETMPKLNKLPSDFILPLERNPLSVNYAQIPIIDISGLNGASETRDSTIGAIASACRDWGIFTITNHGIEEALIEDMMEVVKEFFGLNWRAKMKYASDDVMSPVRYGTSLNTSKKHNLHWRDFFRHYGHPFQDTFHLWPHNPPNYSNVAREYLERVWKMAMKIFEAISEGLGLEKGYIEECLGEGVQILAANYYPPCPEPHKTLGLAAHSDHGALTFLTQNGVDGLQIKHIDQTWYAVHHVPGSFLVNIGDYLEILSNGRYKSVEHRATVNAQRTRISIAVGHGPQLSSFIGPASPLVADNGSAQYGPIKYEDYIKIQQSSTVRGKTALLALKAQQSELI; via the exons ATGATAAAGTGCAACTCA TATCCTTTCACATATTTGAACTTCTTCCACAACACAttcctctctctatctctctctaacATGTCTGAAAAAGAAGAAACCAAGGATGTTGATGTTAGTACAATCAATCTCAAGAAAGGGGTAAAGAATCTTGTTGAAACTATGCCTAAGTTGAACAAGTTGCCATCCGATTTCATTCTACCATTAGAGAGAAACCCTTTGTCCGTAAACTATGCCCAGATTCCGATAATCGATATAAGTGGTCTAAATGGAGCTTCTGAAACTAGGGATTCCACCATTGGAGCAATCGCCTCTGCTTGTCGTGATTGGGGAATTTTTACG ATCACTAATCATGGGATTGAGGAGGCATTGATAGAGGATATGATGGAAGTTGTCAAGGAATTTTTTGGTCTGAATTGGAGGGCGAAAATGAAGTATGCATCAGATGATGTAATGAGCCCAGTTAGATATGGGACAAGTTTGAACACATCAAAGAAGCATAATCTTCATTGGAGGGACTTTTTCAGACATTATGGTCATCCTTTTCAAGACACCTTCCACCTGTGGCCCCACAATCCTCCTAATTACAG TAATGTTGCAAGGGAATACTTGGAGCGGGTGTGGAAGATGGCGATGAAGATATTTGAGGCGATATCGGAGGGCTTAGGGCTTGAAAAGGGGTACATAGAAGAGTGTTTAGGTGAGGGAGTTCAGATTCTTGCAGCCAACTACTATCCACCATGTCCTGAGCCACACAAAACATTAGGGTTGGCTGCTCACTCTGATCATGGTGCACTCACCTTTTTGACACAAAATGGTGTGGATGGTTTGCAAATCAAACATATTGATCAAACATGGTATGCAGTTCACCATGTTCCTGGCTCTTTTCTTGTCAACATTGGAGATTATTTGGAG ATATTGAGCAACGGGAGGTACAAGAGCGTGGAGCATCGAGCAACGGTGAATGCGCAACGAACAAGAATTTCGATAGCCGTGGGCCATGGGCCTCAATTATCGAGCTTTATTGGGCCTGCAAGCCCACTTGTAGCTGACAATGGTTCGGCCCAATATGGGCCCATTAAGTATGAAGACTATATTAAAATCCAACAAAGTAGCACAGTTCGTGGGAAGACTGCGTTGCTGGCACTTAAAGCCCAACAAAGTGAATTGATATGA